In Sporosarcina psychrophila, a genomic segment contains:
- a CDS encoding YusW family protein, producing MMRLILRIAMFSTLILIVGCSNKNLVTESDSPKEPLGETYGFTAFDVAIDTKEIKQAVTANYDEKRDKTEATYENQLEDLYLHGNKAMEKLNTIFEELSLEPDMDDEDIIKQASEAFEVIDYTTLKLTVKFKGHDIKKLMMSK from the coding sequence ATGATGCGTTTAATTTTACGAATCGCGATGTTTTCTACACTAATACTGATTGTCGGTTGTAGCAATAAGAACCTAGTAACAGAATCCGATTCACCCAAAGAGCCGCTTGGTGAGACATACGGCTTCACGGCTTTTGATGTAGCAATTGATACAAAAGAAATCAAACAAGCAGTCACCGCCAATTATGATGAAAAACGTGATAAAACAGAGGCAACATACGAAAATCAACTAGAGGACCTCTACTTGCATGGCAATAAAGCCATGGAAAAGCTTAATACAATCTTCGAGGAACTCTCGCTTGAACCAGACATGGATGACGAAGATATCATCAAGCAAGCATCAGAAGCATTCGAAGTGATTGATTATACAACGTTAAAATTGACAGTGAAGTTTAAAGGCCACGATATAAAAAAATTAATGATGTCGAAATAG
- a CDS encoding AEC family transporter: protein MNLLLIILPVFIIFSIGYIGQKFIGFDIKSISTAALYLMSPFLAFRTFYTNELTMDYFYIVLFSLLLTTILLIVVWITAISMKATRSELSAMILGGVFMNSGNYGAPVVLFAFGAVGFDYAVIMMVFQSLLMNTVGIFFAAMGGEEKSTLRQSAQRVIRMPLMYAAFLGIGLQLVSVPIPNAVMDAVSLIADASIPTVMLVLGMQLAAISRKRVAYRYVSAVSIIRMVASPLIAVGILHFMPVNDLLKAVVIVQASMPAAANTTMLALQFGTEPDLVSFTTFFTTLISIITIPVILFFLGV, encoded by the coding sequence ATGAATTTACTATTAATTATTTTACCAGTATTTATCATCTTCTCAATTGGCTACATAGGACAAAAATTTATAGGCTTTGATATTAAATCAATTTCAACAGCGGCCCTTTATTTAATGTCTCCCTTTTTAGCATTCCGGACGTTTTACACAAATGAATTGACGATGGACTATTTCTATATTGTGTTATTTAGTTTACTCCTGACAACTATCCTGCTAATTGTTGTATGGATTACGGCAATTAGTATGAAGGCAACACGGTCAGAACTATCAGCAATGATTCTTGGCGGGGTATTTATGAATAGCGGGAACTACGGAGCTCCGGTAGTACTGTTTGCATTCGGAGCAGTCGGATTTGACTATGCCGTTATTATGATGGTATTTCAATCGTTACTAATGAATACCGTCGGCATCTTCTTTGCAGCGATGGGTGGAGAAGAAAAATCTACATTACGCCAGTCCGCACAGCGGGTGATCCGTATGCCGCTCATGTATGCCGCCTTTTTAGGAATAGGACTCCAGCTAGTTTCAGTGCCCATTCCAAACGCAGTCATGGATGCCGTTAGCCTCATTGCTGATGCATCTATTCCGACTGTGATGCTCGTACTCGGTATGCAGCTTGCGGCCATTTCGCGTAAAAGAGTCGCTTACCGCTATGTTTCTGCCGTCAGTATTATCAGAATGGTAGCCTCTCCGTTGATCGCAGTCGGAATTTTGCATTTCATGCCCGTCAATGACCTTCTAAAAGCGGTCGTTATTGTACAAGCATCCATGCCGGCAGCGGCAAATACAACGATGCTTGCATTACAGTTTGGGACAGAACCTGATCTTGTATCGTTTACAACATTTTTCACAACACTAATCAGCATTATCACTATTCCAGTCATACTGTTCTTCTTAGGTGTTTAA
- a CDS encoding ABC transporter ATP-binding protein, with product MNEIVSFKEVSFSKGDKVILQAINWSVHQNEHWGILGLNGSGKTSLLTIMSGFHFPSTGEVSVLGNLFGKTNLPELRKEIGFVSSSLERFAEYFNNETIERVIVSGKFASFGIYEQVKKEEWEKADSLLESLQLTYLKGKPYRLLSEGGKRKVIIARALMSEPKMLVLDEPCSGLDILSRERFLQSLDGIMKDECHIVYVTHHIEELVQGISHVLLLKEGKVIAAGPKEQVVSDELLSDTFGIPVHVHWKESRPWLEIRS from the coding sequence GTGAATGAAATTGTTTCATTCAAGGAAGTGTCATTCAGTAAGGGGGACAAGGTAATCTTGCAGGCCATTAATTGGTCCGTCCACCAAAATGAGCATTGGGGAATACTTGGTTTGAATGGATCTGGGAAAACTTCCCTACTAACTATCATGTCTGGATTCCATTTCCCTTCAACTGGCGAAGTTAGCGTACTGGGCAATCTGTTTGGGAAGACCAATTTGCCGGAACTCCGTAAAGAAATAGGTTTTGTCAGTAGTTCATTGGAGCGCTTTGCCGAATATTTCAATAATGAAACGATTGAAAGAGTCATAGTAAGTGGAAAGTTTGCTAGTTTCGGTATTTATGAGCAAGTGAAAAAAGAAGAATGGGAGAAAGCGGATTCTTTACTCGAGAGTCTGCAGTTGACGTATTTGAAAGGAAAGCCCTATCGGCTGCTCTCAGAAGGGGGAAAAAGAAAAGTCATCATCGCCCGTGCGTTAATGAGTGAGCCTAAAATGCTTGTGTTGGACGAACCATGCTCTGGATTGGATATTCTTTCGCGTGAGCGGTTCCTCCAATCACTGGATGGAATTATGAAGGATGAATGTCATATCGTTTATGTAACCCACCATATCGAAGAGCTTGTCCAAGGGATATCACATGTTCTCCTTCTGAAGGAGGGAAAAGTCATTGCCGCAGGACCCAAAGAACAAGTAGTTAGCGATGAGTTGCTAAGTGACACATTTGGAATTCCCGTCCATGTGCATTGGAAGGAAAGTAGGCCATGGTTGGAAATAAGGAGCTAG
- a CDS encoding DUF420 domain-containing protein — translation MMKNEKSAKTFKKRNYKPWIIALSVILIGAIGVLSGMRGVKDFDAFDLTILPLMNAIFNSFTFVFLVCALIAILKRNITVHRRFIYAAFVTTFLFLITYVSYHYLAPSTPYGGEGFMAGFYYFILITHIILAAAIVPLALTSVARAWNMENERHKKIARWTMPIWLYVSFTGVLVYILISPYY, via the coding sequence ATGATGAAGAATGAAAAATCTGCAAAAACGTTTAAAAAACGTAATTATAAACCATGGATTATTGCACTTTCTGTTATACTCATCGGTGCAATTGGCGTCTTGTCTGGAATGCGAGGAGTTAAAGATTTTGATGCATTTGATCTAACAATCCTGCCTTTGATGAATGCAATTTTCAACAGTTTTACATTTGTATTCCTGGTATGTGCTCTTATCGCTATTCTTAAAAGGAATATCACTGTTCATCGCCGTTTTATCTACGCGGCCTTTGTTACAACGTTTCTCTTTCTAATTACGTATGTCTCTTACCATTATCTAGCACCATCCACGCCCTACGGTGGAGAAGGCTTTATGGCCGGATTCTATTACTTCATTCTAATCACACATATTATTCTTGCAGCAGCTATCGTCCCGCTTGCACTGACGAGTGTAGCACGCGCATGGAATATGGAGAATGAGCGTCATAAGAAAATTGCGCGATGGACAATGCCGATTTGGTTATACGTCAGCTTTACAGGTGTTTTGGTGTATATACTGATTTCACCTTATTATTAA
- a CDS encoding penicillin-binding transpeptidase domain-containing protein translates to MRKWRSIGIFLIIFVVLAACSKKETPEDRISAYIKLWNDAEFTKMYDEYVSEASKDAFGSSEYIDRTTKLYKDLTITDVKVVFTKSDEDKNYKPEDQPEFPVHITMETVAGPVEFEKKVIMTYSKSSEDENWFVEWDPSFILPDLTKADKVGISTISSKRGEIFDRNALPLAINGKGYEAGIVPEKFNEERDAEKLATILSVTPEFINKQLTQSWVKPDQFVPIKKVASSQEMILEKMIEVPGVTYTQVEMREYPFGESLSHLTGYISRINADELEKVKAQGYGENDSIGKRGLEQLLEEQLRGQDGIRIYIEKTKQEAERITIAEKTAADGNSVTLTIDAELQQRTFNAMNGEVGTAAAVDPKTGEMLVLTSSPAFDPNEFMIGVGSSRYQELTDDPLQPLLNRFAATYAPGSAIKPITAAIGLEAGTIDPSKGYTIEGKRWKKDESWGNFGVTRVYTPPNPIDLKKALAYSDNIYFAKEALEMGKDTLTEGLKRFGFGADIPFSYPLRTSQISNDGTIGTEAQLVDTSYGQGQMLMNIAHLASSYAPILNDGKMFKMVLFEDEPKGEVWKEGLISAENAAILRADLREVVVNGSAKDANIPAVKLSGKTGTTELKSSQEKGGKENGFFVGYQTDETSYILAMMIESIEDKGGSSYVVKKVAQVMGN, encoded by the coding sequence ATGAGGAAATGGAGAAGTATCGGTATCTTTCTTATCATTTTTGTTGTACTCGCAGCATGTTCAAAGAAGGAGACGCCCGAAGATAGGATTTCGGCTTATATCAAATTATGGAACGATGCTGAGTTTACAAAAATGTATGATGAATATGTAAGTGAAGCTTCAAAAGATGCTTTTGGTTCAAGTGAATATATTGACCGAACGACGAAACTTTATAAAGATTTAACTATAACTGATGTAAAAGTTGTTTTTACTAAGTCGGATGAAGATAAGAACTATAAACCTGAGGATCAACCGGAGTTTCCTGTACATATAACAATGGAAACCGTTGCAGGACCAGTGGAGTTCGAGAAAAAAGTAATTATGACATATAGTAAATCAAGTGAAGATGAAAATTGGTTTGTCGAATGGGATCCATCTTTCATTCTCCCAGATTTAACGAAGGCAGATAAAGTAGGTATTTCTACTATTTCTTCAAAGCGCGGTGAAATCTTTGATCGTAATGCACTGCCTTTGGCTATAAACGGAAAAGGCTACGAAGCAGGAATCGTACCAGAAAAGTTCAATGAAGAAAGAGATGCAGAAAAACTCGCAACAATACTTAGCGTAACACCGGAATTTATTAATAAACAACTCACTCAAAGTTGGGTCAAGCCAGATCAATTTGTTCCTATTAAAAAAGTGGCATCCAGCCAAGAGATGATTCTCGAAAAAATGATTGAAGTACCAGGTGTTACTTATACACAAGTAGAAATGCGGGAATATCCATTTGGTGAGTCACTTTCACATCTTACGGGCTATATCAGTCGTATTAATGCTGACGAGTTAGAGAAAGTCAAAGCTCAGGGGTATGGAGAAAACGATTCTATCGGTAAACGTGGACTGGAACAGCTACTTGAAGAACAGCTCCGTGGTCAGGACGGGATTCGAATATATATTGAGAAAACGAAACAAGAAGCAGAGAGAATTACGATAGCTGAGAAAACTGCGGCAGATGGTAATTCAGTCACATTAACAATCGATGCGGAACTTCAGCAGAGGACATTTAATGCGATGAATGGTGAGGTAGGAACAGCGGCAGCAGTGGATCCCAAAACGGGAGAAATGCTTGTGTTGACAAGTTCACCAGCTTTCGATCCAAATGAATTTATGATTGGCGTGGGTTCATCACGCTACCAAGAATTGACTGATGATCCTTTACAACCACTATTAAATCGATTCGCAGCGACATATGCTCCGGGGTCGGCAATAAAACCGATTACAGCGGCAATTGGATTAGAGGCAGGAACGATTGATCCTAGTAAAGGGTATACAATTGAAGGGAAGAGGTGGAAAAAAGATGAATCATGGGGCAATTTTGGTGTCACAAGAGTTTATACTCCACCGAATCCAATCGACTTAAAAAAAGCACTTGCTTACTCGGATAATATCTATTTTGCAAAGGAAGCACTCGAAATGGGGAAAGATACCCTAACTGAAGGTCTAAAAAGATTCGGTTTTGGAGCAGATATTCCCTTTAGTTATCCACTCCGAACTTCTCAAATATCGAATGACGGAACAATCGGGACAGAAGCACAACTTGTGGATACCTCTTATGGACAAGGTCAAATGTTAATGAACATCGCTCACTTAGCTTCGAGTTATGCTCCAATCTTAAATGACGGAAAGATGTTCAAGATGGTTTTATTCGAAGATGAACCAAAAGGTGAAGTATGGAAAGAGGGGCTAATTTCAGCTGAGAACGCTGCAATCCTTCGGGCAGACTTACGTGAAGTTGTGGTAAATGGTTCTGCTAAAGATGCAAATATCCCTGCTGTTAAACTTTCTGGGAAGACAGGTACTACAGAATTAAAGTCATCACAGGAAAAAGGCGGCAAGGAAAATGGATTCTTCGTCGGGTATCAAACAGATGAAACATCTTATATTTTGGCTATGATGATTGAAAGTATAGAAGATAAAGGTGGAAGCAGCTATGTAGTAAAAAAGGTTGCACAAGTCATGGGGAACTAA
- a CDS encoding MerR family transcriptional regulator — MADIAGVSKRTIDYYTNLNLLKPSRSDTGYRLFELSDVEQLDKISHLKGKGFSLEEINEKLAFPDTSEQVLEKALLVKSNLQELLVLLKRAERENSSIKESITHDTLPVIQALLQLLV; from the coding sequence TTGGCCGACATTGCAGGAGTATCTAAACGGACAATCGATTATTATACAAACTTGAATCTTTTAAAACCATCACGTTCCGATACTGGCTATCGGCTTTTTGAACTTTCTGATGTTGAGCAGTTAGATAAGATTTCACATTTAAAGGGAAAAGGTTTCTCACTTGAAGAAATTAATGAGAAGCTGGCGTTTCCTGATACTAGTGAGCAGGTGCTGGAGAAAGCACTCTTAGTAAAAAGTAATCTTCAGGAACTTTTGGTTTTATTAAAAAGAGCTGAACGGGAAAACTCTTCAATTAAGGAGAGCATCACCCATGACACTCTGCCAGTAATACAAGCTTTATTACAATTACTTGTCTAA
- a CDS encoding hemolysin family protein: protein MEILNLVLVAVLIALTAFFVATEFALVKVRSTKIDQLVAEGRKGAISAKHVTTHLDEYLSACQLGITITALGLGWLGEPTVETMLHPLFEKFDVDPSVSQILSFVIAFVFITFLHVVVGELAPKTIAIQKAEALTLLFSKPIMWFYKLMFPFIFVLNGSARLLIGLFGFKSASEHEVAHTEEELRLILSDSFKSGEINQSELNYVNKMFEFDNRIAKEIMVPRTEMVTFSSDVSFDEVAYTIQEERYTRYPIYEGDIDNIIGFINSKDLLYFTLGDRSALESFSIKDLLHPIPVVIETLPIDEVLKRMQNERSQLSLVIDEYGGTAGMVTIEDILEEIVGDIHDEFDADEIAEITRIAEGHFIVSGKVLIEEINDLLGTSLENETVDMIGGWCLSQNYELEEDEVIEKDGFLFIIKELDGHQIRYIEIRKNE from the coding sequence GTGGAAATATTAAATTTAGTATTAGTTGCAGTACTGATTGCTTTAACAGCTTTCTTTGTAGCAACAGAATTTGCATTAGTAAAAGTTAGAAGTACAAAAATTGATCAACTAGTTGCAGAAGGACGAAAAGGTGCGATATCTGCAAAGCACGTCACCACTCATTTGGACGAGTATCTCTCTGCCTGCCAATTAGGAATTACAATTACCGCTTTAGGGCTTGGTTGGCTCGGTGAACCAACAGTCGAGACAATGCTACATCCACTGTTCGAAAAATTCGATGTAGATCCATCTGTTTCCCAGATACTTTCCTTTGTAATCGCCTTTGTCTTCATCACTTTCCTACACGTTGTAGTGGGGGAACTTGCTCCGAAGACAATAGCAATCCAAAAAGCAGAAGCATTGACATTGCTTTTTTCTAAACCAATAATGTGGTTCTATAAATTAATGTTTCCCTTTATCTTTGTGTTGAATGGATCAGCTCGTTTGCTTATAGGTCTATTTGGGTTTAAATCAGCATCGGAACACGAAGTTGCTCATACTGAGGAAGAGTTACGGCTCATTTTGTCGGATAGTTTTAAAAGTGGAGAAATTAATCAGTCCGAACTGAACTATGTTAACAAAATGTTCGAATTTGACAACCGAATTGCAAAAGAGATTATGGTGCCACGGACTGAAATGGTAACGTTCTCCTCGGATGTTTCTTTCGATGAAGTAGCATATACAATCCAAGAGGAAAGATATACTCGTTATCCCATCTACGAGGGGGATATAGATAATATCATAGGTTTTATCAACAGTAAGGATTTGCTATACTTTACTCTCGGAGATCGCTCGGCCTTAGAGTCATTCTCCATTAAAGACTTGTTGCATCCGATACCAGTGGTAATCGAAACATTGCCCATAGATGAAGTTCTAAAAAGAATGCAAAACGAACGGTCCCAATTATCGCTTGTAATCGATGAATATGGCGGTACGGCTGGAATGGTAACAATCGAAGACATCCTTGAAGAAATTGTCGGGGATATACACGATGAATTTGATGCAGATGAGATCGCGGAAATCACAAGAATTGCAGAAGGCCATTTTATCGTCAGCGGTAAAGTATTGATAGAAGAAATTAATGATTTACTTGGAACATCATTGGAAAATGAAACTGTAGATATGATTGGCGGATGGTGCTTGTCACAGAATTACGAACTTGAAGAAGACGAAGTGATTGAGAAAGACGGCTTCCTTTTTATAATCAAAGAACTAGACGGGCATCAAATACGCTATATAGAAATCCGGAAAAACGAATAG
- a CDS encoding 3-ketoacyl-ACP reductase, which translates to MQIIKGKNAIITGAGRGIGRATAIAFAQEGINVGLIGKTAENLEKVAKELSEYGVEVTMATADVSDNESVIAAVEHIKTELGPIDILINNAGIGKFGKFLELSPEEFKNIIDVNLMGVYYVTRAVLPEMIERESGDIINISSTAGQKGAPVTSAYSASKFGVLGLTESLMLEVRKHNIRVSALTPSTVATDLAFSENLTDGNPDKVMQPEDLAEVMVAQLKLHPRILVKSAGLWSTNP; encoded by the coding sequence ATGCAAATCATAAAAGGTAAAAATGCTATAATTACTGGTGCAGGCAGAGGTATCGGCCGCGCGACAGCCATTGCTTTTGCTCAAGAAGGCATCAATGTAGGACTTATCGGAAAAACAGCCGAAAACCTTGAGAAAGTAGCAAAAGAACTTAGCGAATACGGTGTCGAAGTGACGATGGCAACTGCCGATGTGTCGGATAATGAATCAGTCATTGCTGCAGTCGAACATATCAAAACAGAGCTTGGTCCAATCGATATCCTCATTAACAATGCAGGCATCGGTAAATTCGGCAAGTTCCTTGAACTTTCACCAGAAGAATTCAAAAATATAATCGATGTTAACTTGATGGGCGTCTATTACGTCACACGAGCTGTTCTACCTGAAATGATTGAAAGAGAATCAGGCGACATCATTAATATTTCCTCAACTGCCGGTCAAAAAGGAGCACCAGTTACAAGCGCATACAGTGCATCAAAATTCGGTGTTCTCGGACTTACGGAATCGCTTATGCTTGAAGTGAGAAAACATAATATCCGTGTCAGTGCATTAACACCGAGCACAGTCGCTACAGATTTGGCTTTCAGTGAAAACTTGACAGACGGCAACCCGGATAAAGTGATGCAGCCTGAAGATCTTGCTGAAGTAATGGTTGCACAATTGAAACTGCACCCGCGAATCCTAGTTAAATCTGCTGGTTTATGGTCAACTAATCCTTAA
- a CDS encoding polysaccharide deacetylase family protein: MFFSIAYVSFATEKDRPYYEDKGYVLWDIKTTEKVIALTFDDGPHPTYTSQILNVLAKYDAKATFFVIGEHAKKFPAIILREEDEGHEIANHTYTHPYSKTAEVLENELIKTNEVIYDITGTYPTLYRPVGGSYNDRIINIAVENGFKVVMWSWHQDTKDWQRPGVNKIVTTVLSGAKPGDVVLFHDAGGDRSQTVQALEEILPALKKQGYEFVTISELWNRNGSQVSNQKDDLLK, encoded by the coding sequence ATGTTTTTTTCAATTGCTTATGTTTCTTTTGCAACAGAGAAAGATAGGCCTTATTACGAGGATAAAGGGTATGTGCTGTGGGATATCAAAACAACAGAGAAAGTCATTGCTCTTACATTTGACGATGGTCCACACCCTACTTATACATCACAAATCTTAAATGTACTTGCTAAATACGATGCGAAGGCAACTTTTTTCGTTATTGGAGAGCACGCTAAAAAATTTCCAGCTATTATCCTTAGAGAAGAAGATGAAGGCCATGAAATAGCTAATCATACGTATACCCACCCCTATTCAAAAACTGCAGAAGTACTAGAAAATGAATTAATAAAAACGAATGAGGTCATTTATGACATTACCGGTACTTATCCAACGTTATATCGGCCCGTAGGTGGAAGTTATAATGATCGTATTATTAATATTGCTGTAGAGAATGGGTTTAAGGTGGTTATGTGGTCATGGCATCAAGATACAAAGGATTGGCAAAGACCAGGGGTAAATAAAATTGTAACAACCGTATTATCAGGTGCTAAACCAGGTGATGTCGTTTTATTTCACGATGCGGGCGGTGATCGCTCCCAAACCGTGCAAGCACTCGAAGAAATTCTACCTGCACTTAAGAAGCAGGGATATGAATTTGTCACGATATCTGAACTTTGGAATAGAAATGGTAGTCAAGTATCAAATCAAAAAGATGATTTATTGAAATGA